One Aerococcus urinaeequi DNA segment encodes these proteins:
- a CDS encoding UPF0223 family protein, whose product MSNNYQYPIDLDWTSEEMAIVVKMWNGLEQAYESSINREELLNRYKAFKQVVPSKMEEKQLGNSFEKISGYQLYGTIKKARNSETKTISMP is encoded by the coding sequence ATGTCTAACAATTATCAATATCCGATCGATTTAGATTGGACAAGTGAAGAAATGGCGATTGTGGTAAAAATGTGGAATGGCTTGGAACAAGCTTATGAATCAAGCATCAACCGCGAAGAATTGTTGAATAGATATAAGGCCTTTAAGCAAGTTGTGCCAAGCAAAATGGAAGAAAAGCAATTAGGCAATAGCTTTGAAAAGATTTCTGGCTACCAACTTTATGGCACGATCAAAAAAGCGAGAAATTCAGAAACAAAAACTATTTCAATGCCCTAA
- a CDS encoding inositol monophosphatase family protein: MLEARAALVREWIEEATAYIHDQLDGDIEIQSKSNRKDLVTNVDKEVELLFRQKIAENFPEDRYIGEEKMGDTPSNLAGGVWIVDPIDGTANFVLQQNHFAIMVAYYEDGLGKLGVVYDVMNDDYFEATAGQGIKRNGQVFQPPFKDKILKDSLIAVNGGMVMTDAYKVQELVKESMGLRIYGSAGIEIIALLKGEIAAYVSPRLQPWDIAAGQVLANEVGIQVSQFTGEPVDLLNQNRVLAAYPSAYRRMIENLKGSR, translated from the coding sequence ATGTTAGAAGCGCGGGCAGCATTGGTGAGAGAGTGGATTGAAGAAGCAACAGCTTACATTCATGACCAATTAGATGGTGACATCGAAATCCAGAGTAAATCAAACCGAAAAGATTTGGTTACCAATGTAGATAAGGAAGTCGAATTATTATTTAGACAGAAGATTGCAGAAAACTTTCCAGAAGACCGTTATATCGGTGAGGAGAAAATGGGGGACACACCATCCAATCTGGCTGGCGGAGTGTGGATTGTAGACCCAATTGACGGGACTGCGAATTTTGTCTTACAACAAAATCACTTTGCCATCATGGTCGCTTACTACGAAGACGGCCTTGGAAAGCTAGGTGTCGTGTACGACGTGATGAATGACGATTACTTTGAAGCCACCGCTGGTCAAGGCATTAAACGAAACGGCCAAGTCTTTCAACCACCATTCAAGGACAAAATCCTAAAAGACTCCTTGATCGCGGTCAATGGGGGGATGGTCATGACTGACGCTTATAAAGTACAAGAACTAGTCAAAGAATCTATGGGTCTTCGCATTTATGGGTCAGCGGGCATTGAAATCATCGCCTTGTTGAAGGGGGAAATTGCCGCTTACGTATCACCAAGGCTGCAACCCTGGGACATTGCTGCCGGCCAAGTCTTGGCAAACGAAGTGGGCATTCAAGTGTCGCAATTTACTGGCGAACCGGTTGATTTATTAAACCAAAATCGGGTATTAGCAGCCTACCCGTCAGCATACCGACGAATGATTGAAAATTTGAAGGGTTCAAGATAA
- the typA gene encoding translational GTPase TypA, with the protein MAKREDIRNVAIIAHVDHGKTTLVNQLLEQSDTLDERTKIDERAMDSNDIEKERGITILAKNTAVNYKGHHINIMDTPGHADFGGEVERIMTMVDGVVLVVDAYEGTMPQTRFVLKKAFEANLTPIVVVNKIDKPSARPSEVVDEVLDLFIELGADDEMLDFPVVYASALSGTSSLSDDPADQSETMDPIFDTILDEIPAPVDNSEEGLQFQVSLLDYNDYVGRIGIGRVFRGTIRVGDQVTLMKLDGTEKNFRVTKLFGFLGLERVEINEAKAGELIAVSGMEDIFVGETVVDASIKEALEPLRIDEPTLQMTFLTNDSPFAGQEGKHVTSRKLEERLRYELHTDVSLRVDNTESPDAWIVSGRGELHLSILIENMRREGYELQVSRPEVIIRNIDGVKSEPFELVQIDTPEEYQGSIIDALNQRRGTMVDMISTGLGTTRLTYHVPARGMIGFTTYFMSLTHGYGILNHTFDHYAPYINEPIGGRRNGALVSTDTGKATTYGIMQVEDRGTIFVNPGTQVYGGMIIGESTREKDIVVNIIRSKNLTNVRSSNKDQTASIKTPKLLTLEESLEFMNEDEYCEVTPESIRLRKSILNESERAKSAKKKNLG; encoded by the coding sequence ATGGCAAAACGTGAAGATATTCGTAATGTTGCAATCATTGCCCACGTTGACCACGGTAAAACTACTTTGGTTAACCAATTGTTGGAACAATCAGATACTTTAGATGAACGTACAAAAATTGATGAGCGAGCAATGGACTCTAACGATATCGAGAAAGAACGTGGTATCACCATCCTAGCTAAGAATACAGCTGTAAACTACAAGGGTCACCACATTAACATCATGGATACTCCAGGACATGCGGACTTCGGTGGTGAAGTTGAGCGTATCATGACAATGGTAGACGGTGTAGTTTTAGTTGTAGATGCTTATGAAGGTACAATGCCGCAAACGCGTTTTGTATTGAAAAAAGCGTTCGAAGCGAACTTAACACCAATCGTTGTTGTAAATAAAATTGATAAACCATCAGCTCGTCCATCAGAAGTTGTAGACGAAGTATTAGACTTGTTTATCGAATTAGGTGCAGATGATGAAATGTTAGACTTCCCAGTAGTATACGCTTCAGCTTTAAGTGGTACTTCAAGTCTTTCTGACGATCCAGCTGACCAATCAGAAACAATGGACCCAATCTTCGATACAATTCTTGATGAAATCCCAGCACCAGTTGATAACTCTGAAGAAGGTTTACAATTCCAAGTATCATTACTAGACTATAACGACTATGTTGGTCGTATCGGTATTGGTCGTGTATTCCGCGGTACTATCCGTGTAGGGGACCAAGTTACCTTAATGAAACTTGACGGAACTGAGAAAAACTTCCGTGTAACAAAACTATTTGGTTTCTTAGGTTTAGAGCGTGTTGAAATTAACGAAGCGAAAGCCGGAGAGCTTATTGCCGTTTCTGGTATGGAAGATATTTTCGTTGGGGAAACAGTTGTAGATGCAAGCATCAAAGAAGCTTTAGAGCCATTACGTATTGATGAACCAACATTACAAATGACTTTCTTAACAAACGATTCACCATTCGCAGGTCAAGAAGGTAAACACGTAACTTCTCGTAAACTAGAAGAACGTTTACGTTACGAATTACATACTGACGTTTCATTACGAGTAGACAATACAGAATCTCCGGATGCATGGATTGTTTCAGGTCGTGGTGAGCTTCACTTGTCTATCTTGATTGAAAACATGCGTCGTGAAGGTTACGAGTTACAAGTATCTCGTCCAGAAGTTATCATCCGTAACATCGACGGCGTGAAATCTGAACCATTCGAGTTAGTTCAAATCGATACACCTGAAGAATACCAAGGTTCAATTATCGACGCCTTAAACCAACGTCGTGGTACTATGGTAGACATGATCTCTACAGGTCTAGGTACAACTCGTTTAACTTACCATGTACCAGCTCGTGGTATGATTGGTTTCACAACTTACTTCATGTCATTAACACATGGTTACGGTATCTTGAACCATACATTTGACCACTATGCACCATACATTAACGAACCAATCGGTGGTCGTCGTAACGGTGCCTTAGTATCAACTGATACTGGTAAAGCAACTACTTACGGTATCATGCAAGTTGAGGACCGTGGTACCATCTTTGTTAACCCAGGTACACAAGTATACGGTGGTATGATTATTGGTGAAAGTACACGTGAAAAAGATATTGTTGTAAACATTATCCGTTCTAAAAACTTAACTAATGTTCGTTCTTCAAACAAAGACCAAACAGCTTCAATCAAAACACCGAAACTACTGACACTTGAAGAATCATTAGAATTCATGAATGAAGATGAGTACTGTGAAGTAACACCAGAAAGCATTCGTTTACGTAAATCAATTTTAAACGAATCTGAACGTGCAAAATCAGCTAAGAAAAAGAATCTAGGTTAA